In Nostoc sp. UHCC 0926, a single genomic region encodes these proteins:
- a CDS encoding gamma-glutamylcyclotransferase family protein, translating into MVESNIQFSDLVRVFVYGTLKPGEANYKKYCADKIIDVKRAFIQGKLFALPMGYPAMTLGNTQVYGYLLSFSNPRILNELDLLENYQPTRQPPENLYNRQIIEVYQPQSLSLGWAWVYLMTLDQVNQLGGFLQPDGWWTGCGLTAKYSYDL; encoded by the coding sequence ATGGTTGAATCAAATATACAATTTTCCGATTTGGTGCGGGTTTTTGTCTACGGCACACTCAAACCAGGTGAAGCTAACTATAAAAAATACTGTGCTGACAAGATAATAGATGTTAAAAGAGCTTTTATACAAGGTAAATTGTTTGCTCTACCAATGGGCTACCCAGCAATGACGCTAGGGAATACCCAAGTTTACGGATATTTACTTTCTTTTTCCAACCCAAGGATTTTAAATGAGCTAGATCTGCTGGAAAATTACCAGCCCACTAGACAACCACCAGAAAACCTCTATAATCGACAAATTATCGAGGTTTATCAGCCACAGTCGCTCTCTCTGGGTTGGGCTTGGGTTTATTTGATGACTCTAGACCAAGTTAACCAATTAGGAGGATTTCTCCAACCTGATGGCTGGTGGACAGGCTGTGGTTTAACAGCAAAGTACAGTTATGATCTGTGA
- a CDS encoding sigma-70 family RNA polymerase sigma factor, with translation MSQSITVSWSTVDAKYPEASVQVDKLPNHDLILRCQAGLRPDRAAFAELLRRYQSQVDKVLYHLAPDWADRADLAQEVWIRVYRNINRLQEPAKFRGWLSRIATNLFYDELRKRKRVMSPLSLDAPRLLEDGEMDWEIAGDTPGPEEELTTREFYEQLREAIADLPEVFRTTIVLREIEGMAYEEIAEITGVSLGTVKSRIARARSRLQAHLQNYLDS, from the coding sequence ATGAGTCAGTCGATTACTGTATCCTGGTCAACGGTTGATGCAAAGTATCCAGAAGCATCAGTGCAAGTTGACAAACTCCCTAATCACGATTTAATTTTGCGCTGTCAAGCGGGACTGCGACCAGATCGTGCTGCGTTTGCAGAACTATTACGCCGCTATCAAAGTCAAGTTGATAAAGTTCTATACCACCTGGCTCCAGATTGGGCTGACAGAGCCGATTTGGCTCAAGAAGTTTGGATTCGAGTCTATCGGAATATTAACCGATTACAAGAGCCTGCTAAATTTCGGGGCTGGTTAAGCCGCATTGCCACCAACTTGTTTTATGATGAGTTGCGTAAACGCAAGCGGGTTATGAGTCCTTTGTCACTGGATGCTCCCCGCTTGTTAGAGGACGGCGAGATGGATTGGGAAATCGCCGGCGATACCCCAGGTCCTGAAGAAGAACTGACAACTAGAGAATTTTACGAGCAATTACGGGAAGCGATCGCGGATTTACCAGAAGTCTTTCGTACTACCATTGTCCTCAGAGAAATCGAAGGCATGGCATACGAAGAAATTGCCGAAATCACTGGAGTTTCATTAGGAACTGTGAAATCAAGAATTGCCAGAGCTAGATCGAGGCTGCAAGCTCACTTGCAGAATTATCTAGACTCCTAA
- a CDS encoding L,D-transpeptidase: MVRNESVGRMVMLLCFGTAFLSLAVHWRITTAQGQSEKSASTSMRRDSTLTNPKGSRSEKVYKNVSQVSLGEIALGASVPVGEVTQGSTPQRAFTPKSSAIKPQTKSKIIKKNVAKATDRHTIVRKTPTLRSAAIKPQTQPQIIKNDVAEATDLPTKTRLVAQAERQNPVADSWPKALWSQASAQQIPSNRLADAKTQVMVDLSDRRTYVYAGDEVIASYPIAVGKKGWETPTGSFQVIHMRHYPIWRHPITGKVFQAGTDSPLGDRWIGFWSDGRNEIGFHGTPEIGLVGTAVSHGCLRMRNSDVRLLYEQVSLGTTVLVRE; the protein is encoded by the coding sequence ATGGTAAGAAACGAATCTGTAGGGCGGATGGTAATGTTGCTCTGTTTTGGCACAGCATTTTTATCTTTAGCTGTCCATTGGCGCATTACTACGGCCCAAGGGCAGTCTGAGAAGTCTGCATCTACTTCGATGCGGCGAGATTCTACCCTAACCAATCCTAAAGGAAGCCGCTCAGAGAAAGTCTACAAGAATGTTTCACAAGTGAGTTTAGGGGAAATTGCGCTGGGTGCATCTGTGCCAGTTGGTGAAGTTACCCAAGGCTCAACTCCTCAGAGGGCGTTTACACCAAAGTCCTCTGCTATTAAGCCTCAAACTAAATCGAAAATAATTAAGAAGAATGTAGCGAAAGCAACTGATAGACACACAATTGTTCGGAAGACGCCTACACTTAGGTCTGCTGCTATTAAGCCTCAAACTCAGCCTCAAATAATTAAGAATGATGTAGCTGAAGCAACCGACCTACCAACTAAGACGCGGCTGGTGGCGCAAGCAGAAAGACAAAATCCAGTTGCGGATAGTTGGCCAAAAGCTCTATGGTCTCAGGCTTCAGCCCAACAAATACCATCTAATAGGCTGGCTGATGCCAAGACGCAAGTAATGGTTGATTTAAGCGATCGCCGCACCTATGTATACGCAGGAGATGAGGTCATAGCCAGCTACCCAATTGCTGTAGGTAAGAAAGGTTGGGAAACGCCCACAGGTTCTTTCCAGGTGATCCACATGCGACACTATCCAATCTGGCGTCACCCGATCACTGGTAAAGTATTTCAGGCTGGTACGGATAGTCCCTTGGGAGATAGATGGATTGGTTTTTGGTCAGATGGAAGGAATGAAATTGGCTTTCATGGCACACCGGAGATTGGACTGGTAGGAACCGCTG
- the leuS gene encoding leucine--tRNA ligase, with translation MDSRYNPAAIEEKWQKTWVQLGLDQTPTASNKPKFYALSMFPYPSGSLHMGHVRNYTITDVIARLKRMQGYRVIHPMGWDAFGLPAENAAIDRGVPPAKWTYQNIAQMRQQLQRLGLSIDWECELATCSPDYYKWTQWIFLQFLQAGLAYQKEAAVNWDPIDQTVLANEQVDNEGRSWRSGAIVERKLLRQWFFKITDYAEELLNDLDKLTGWPERVKLMQANWIGKSTGAYLEFPIIGIDEKIGVYTTRPDTVYGVSYLVLAPEHPLTKRVTTKEQQAAVEAFIKEVSNQSELERTAEDKPKRGIPTGGVAINPFTAEEVPIWIADYVLYEYGTGAVMGVPAHDVRDFKFAKEQNLPIKVVIVPEEKIGKMHTVQQAVTEKEVKQRAYEIWQNTGNQDSQTNYFQAKRELDMCFTEEDVNQRAYEIWQNTGNQDSQTNYFQAKRELEKEFQQRSTAILNTAYLEAGILVNSGQFTGKNSTDAKQAIIEYAEKQGFGKVRVQYRLRDWLISRQRYWGAPIPVIHCPNCGIVPVPDKDLPVQLPEEVEFSGRGGSPLSQLESWVNVPCPTCGTPAKRETDTMDTFIDSSWYFLRFPDAKNEQQVFDSSKINDWMPVDQYVGGIEHAILHLLYSRFFTKVLRDRGLLNFDEPFQRLLTQGMVQGLTYLNPNKGGKDKWIPSNLVNSADPRDPDTGEPLQRLYATMSKSKGNGVAPEDVIAKYGVDTARMFILFKAPPEKDLEWDEADVEGQFRFLNRVWRLVTDYVAAGVSRKQAQSDLTKAEKELRRAIHTAIQAVTEDVEGEYQFNTAISELMKLSNALTDASGKNSPIYAEGIQNLVLLLAPFAPHIADELWHLLGETDSVHTQTWPSFDPAALVADEITLVIQINGKTRGTIQVPAQADKAAQEKYARESEVAQRNLEGKEIKKVIVVPGKLVNFVVS, from the coding sequence GTGGATTCCCGATATAACCCAGCAGCAATTGAGGAAAAATGGCAAAAAACATGGGTACAACTTGGCTTAGATCAAACACCTACAGCTAGCAACAAGCCAAAATTTTACGCTTTATCCATGTTCCCTTATCCATCGGGCAGCCTACACATGGGTCACGTCCGTAATTATACGATTACCGATGTGATTGCCCGTCTCAAGCGAATGCAAGGCTATCGCGTAATACACCCAATGGGTTGGGATGCCTTTGGGTTGCCGGCAGAAAATGCCGCCATTGACCGTGGTGTGCCGCCAGCAAAGTGGACTTATCAGAATATTGCCCAGATGCGGCAGCAATTGCAGCGTCTTGGTTTATCCATCGACTGGGAATGTGAACTTGCTACCTGTTCACCGGATTATTACAAGTGGACGCAATGGATTTTCTTGCAGTTTTTGCAAGCTGGGTTAGCTTACCAAAAAGAAGCAGCGGTAAACTGGGACCCCATTGACCAAACTGTACTGGCAAATGAGCAAGTTGATAACGAAGGGCGTTCCTGGCGCAGTGGGGCAATAGTTGAGCGCAAATTATTGCGGCAGTGGTTTTTTAAGATTACCGACTACGCTGAAGAATTGCTGAATGACTTAGATAAATTGACAGGTTGGCCGGAACGCGTCAAGTTGATGCAGGCAAACTGGATTGGTAAATCTACAGGCGCTTACTTAGAATTTCCGATCATTGGGATAGATGAAAAAATCGGCGTGTACACCACACGCCCAGATACCGTTTATGGTGTCAGCTACTTAGTGTTAGCACCAGAACATCCCTTAACAAAGCGCGTCACCACAAAAGAACAACAAGCAGCGGTAGAAGCCTTTATTAAAGAGGTTTCCAATCAAAGTGAGTTGGAACGGACTGCTGAAGACAAACCTAAGCGGGGTATCCCTACAGGTGGGGTGGCAATTAACCCGTTTACAGCAGAAGAAGTGCCCATTTGGATTGCTGACTATGTACTGTATGAGTATGGTACTGGGGCAGTAATGGGAGTACCAGCCCACGATGTTCGGGATTTTAAGTTTGCTAAAGAACAAAATTTGCCTATTAAAGTGGTGATTGTGCCTGAAGAAAAAATAGGCAAGATGCATACCGTGCAACAGGCTGTCACTGAAAAAGAAGTGAAGCAACGCGCCTATGAGATTTGGCAAAACACAGGTAATCAAGATTCACAAACCAACTATTTCCAAGCCAAACGTGAACTTGATATGTGCTTCACTGAAGAAGATGTGAACCAACGTGCCTACGAGATTTGGCAAAACACAGGTAATCAAGATTCACAAACCAACTATTTCCAAGCCAAACGTGAACTTGAGAAGGAGTTTCAACAAAGAAGCACAGCAATCTTGAATACAGCCTACCTGGAAGCTGGTATTCTTGTGAACTCCGGTCAGTTTACTGGCAAAAACTCTACAGATGCTAAACAAGCCATAATTGAATACGCCGAAAAACAAGGTTTTGGTAAAGTGCGGGTGCAATATCGCTTGCGGGATTGGTTAATTTCGCGGCAGCGTTACTGGGGCGCACCAATACCTGTAATTCACTGTCCCAACTGTGGGATAGTGCCAGTACCTGATAAAGATTTGCCAGTTCAGTTGCCAGAAGAGGTGGAATTTTCTGGACGTGGCGGTTCACCTTTAAGTCAGTTAGAAAGCTGGGTAAATGTGCCTTGTCCAACTTGTGGTACTCCGGCAAAGCGGGAAACTGACACGATGGATACTTTTATTGATTCCTCGTGGTATTTCTTGCGCTTCCCTGATGCTAAGAATGAACAACAGGTTTTTGATTCAAGTAAAATTAACGACTGGATGCCAGTTGATCAGTACGTAGGTGGGATTGAACACGCGATTTTACATTTGTTATATTCGCGGTTCTTTACTAAGGTTCTACGGGACAGAGGGTTACTGAACTTTGACGAACCCTTCCAACGCCTGTTAACTCAAGGTATGGTACAGGGTTTAACTTACCTAAATCCCAACAAGGGCGGTAAAGATAAATGGATTCCTTCTAATCTGGTCAATTCCGCCGACCCCCGCGACCCCGATACAGGCGAACCATTACAACGTCTCTACGCCACAATGTCTAAGTCAAAGGGTAACGGTGTAGCGCCAGAAGATGTAATTGCCAAATACGGTGTAGACACAGCGCGGATGTTCATCTTGTTCAAAGCGCCGCCAGAAAAAGATCTGGAATGGGATGAAGCCGATGTGGAAGGACAATTCCGCTTTTTAAATCGGGTTTGGCGTTTGGTGACAGATTATGTTGCGGCTGGGGTATCCCGTAAGCAAGCCCAATCTGATTTAACTAAGGCAGAAAAGGAATTGCGGCGGGCGATTCACACGGCTATTCAAGCGGTGACAGAAGATGTGGAAGGTGAATATCAATTCAACACAGCTATTTCAGAATTGATGAAGTTGAGTAATGCCCTAACTGATGCCAGCGGCAAAAATTCACCAATTTACGCAGAAGGTATTCAGAATTTGGTGCTATTGCTAGCACCATTTGCACCACACATTGCTGATGAATTATGGCATTTATTGGGTGAAACTGATTCAGTTCACACTCAAACTTGGCCATCATTTGACCCAGCTGCTTTGGTAGCTGATGAAATCACTTTAGTGATTCAGATTAATGGCAAAACTCGCGGCACAATTCAAGTACCAGCGCAAGCAGATAAGGCAGCGCAAGAGAAGTACGCCCGTGAATCAGAAGTTGCCCAGCGTAACCTTGAGGGTAAAGAGATTAAAAAGGTGATTGTGGTGCCTGGAAAGTTAGTGAATTTTGTAGTCAGCTAA
- a CDS encoding anti-sigma factor family protein codes for MTTDSQFYDRSPLQLPQDLSDGMAKHTNESTGLMDMVKRDRFELLSAYLDGEVTAPERRQVEEWLANDASVQCLYARLLKLRQGLRTLPVPTAQQSPEATVQQVLTRLRRRSRLNWMVGGAAIAACVIGAVSGLVSGGSSPRQLAQRPEIEPIQTSSASMVPPSQLMVGLNNPVIEIPKAAVASPENPIYPVQPQRHDSKQDIN; via the coding sequence ATGACTACTGATTCTCAGTTTTACGACCGTTCTCCTTTGCAACTTCCTCAAGATTTGTCAGATGGAATGGCCAAGCATACCAATGAATCAACGGGTCTTATGGATATGGTGAAGCGCGATCGCTTCGAGTTATTGAGTGCTTATCTCGATGGTGAAGTCACAGCCCCCGAACGCAGGCAAGTAGAAGAATGGCTGGCAAATGATGCCTCAGTTCAATGCTTGTATGCCCGACTCTTAAAGCTGCGTCAAGGCTTGCGGACTCTCCCAGTGCCAACAGCCCAACAATCACCAGAAGCAACAGTTCAGCAAGTATTGACACGTTTGCGCCGCCGTTCCCGTTTAAACTGGATGGTGGGAGGTGCAGCCATTGCGGCTTGTGTAATCGGTGCAGTATCTGGCTTAGTATCTGGTGGTTCGAGTCCGCGGCAACTGGCACAACGACCAGAAATAGAACCGATACAAACGTCATCAGCGTCTATGGTTCCACCTTCTCAGCTGATGGTAGGACTAAATAACCCGGTAATTGAAATTCCTAAAGCAGCAGTTGCTTCTCCAGAAAATCCAATCTATCCGGTACAGCCGCAACGGCACGACTCCAAACAGGACATAAACTAA
- a CDS encoding pyridoxal-phosphate-dependent aminotransferase family protein, whose product MNDKLMLMIPGPTPVPEAALLALAKHPIGHRTSEFSNILAEVTENLKWLHQTQSDVLTLNVSGTGAVEAGIINFLSPGDRILVGSNGKFGERWVEIGQAYGLNVEEVKVEWGKPLVPDVFAEKLQADTQKQIKAVIITHSETSTGVLNDLETINRHVKEHGEALIIVDAVTSLGAFNLPVDAWGLDIVASGSQKGYMIPPGLGFVSVSPKAWEAYKTAKLPKYYLDLGKYRKATAKNTTPFTPPVNLIVALHTTLRIMKEEGLESIFARHERLKNATRAAIQGLNLPLLAADSSASPAITAVAPQGIEPDKIRSLMKKRFDIALAGGQDHLSNKIFRIGHLGFVSDRDILSCIASLEVTLSELGYEDFTPGCGIAAAVRVFSQS is encoded by the coding sequence ATGAACGATAAGCTGATGCTGATGATTCCTGGCCCAACCCCGGTGCCAGAAGCTGCCTTACTGGCATTAGCCAAGCATCCGATTGGGCACCGCACCAGTGAATTTAGCAACATATTGGCAGAGGTGACGGAAAACCTCAAGTGGCTGCACCAAACTCAAAGTGATGTGCTGACGCTGAATGTCAGTGGTACAGGTGCTGTAGAAGCTGGAATAATTAATTTTCTCTCTCCAGGCGATCGCATTTTAGTTGGCTCTAATGGTAAATTTGGCGAACGTTGGGTAGAAATCGGTCAAGCCTACGGTTTGAATGTAGAAGAAGTTAAGGTTGAATGGGGAAAACCCTTAGTTCCAGACGTATTTGCCGAAAAACTCCAAGCAGATACCCAAAAGCAAATCAAAGCCGTAATCATTACCCACAGCGAAACCTCGACGGGCGTGTTGAATGACCTAGAAACCATCAACCGCCATGTCAAAGAACACGGTGAAGCTTTAATTATCGTTGACGCCGTGACTAGCTTGGGTGCGTTCAATCTACCTGTGGATGCTTGGGGTTTGGATATAGTCGCCTCCGGTTCCCAAAAAGGTTATATGATTCCGCCGGGATTGGGTTTTGTCTCTGTCAGCCCCAAAGCTTGGGAAGCTTACAAAACTGCGAAGCTACCGAAATATTATTTGGATTTAGGCAAATATCGGAAAGCCACAGCCAAAAATACAACTCCATTTACTCCGCCTGTGAACTTGATCGTAGCGCTGCACACCACGTTGCGAATTATGAAAGAGGAAGGCTTGGAGTCAATATTTGCTCGACACGAACGGCTTAAGAATGCTACCCGCGCCGCCATTCAAGGGTTAAATTTACCCCTGCTTGCAGCAGATAGTTCCGCCAGTCCGGCGATTACGGCTGTAGCACCGCAGGGAATTGAACCGGATAAGATTCGGTCATTGATGAAAAAACGCTTTGATATTGCCCTAGCAGGCGGTCAAGACCATTTGAGTAACAAAATTTTCCGCATTGGTCACTTGGGTTTTGTGAGCGATCGCGATATCCTCAGCTGTATAGCATCCTTAGAAGTTACACTCTCAGAACTTGGCTACGAAGACTTCACCCCTGGATGTGGTATAGCGGCAGCAGTTAGAGTGTTTAGTCAGTCCTGA
- a CDS encoding DUF2949 domain-containing protein: MTIHSAQGGEIQMSPSKYSRLIHFLQEDLAISTASLAVALRHREQDPGPLAMILWQYGLITLEQLEQIYDWLETA; this comes from the coding sequence ATGACAATACATTCTGCACAAGGAGGTGAGATACAAATGTCACCATCAAAATATTCTCGACTTATTCATTTCTTGCAAGAAGATTTGGCAATTTCCACAGCATCGCTAGCGGTGGCGCTTCGGCATCGGGAGCAAGATCCAGGCCCTTTGGCAATGATTCTTTGGCAGTATGGGTTAATTACTCTAGAGCAGTTAGAACAAATTTATGATTGGCTGGAGACAGCGTAG
- a CDS encoding DUF192 domain-containing protein — MTRWLGLLSMLLSIFLIGCSVPTTAKPPTLTSGSQTPAPESLGQTLPISAKAIVPNGTTIQLEVAQTSEQQAKGLMYRPALPDNRGMLFGFPSAQPVSFWMKNVPVALDMVFLHKGVVKYIQAAAPPCASEPCPTYGPNTPIDKVIELRSGRAAELKLKVGDIVKIEF, encoded by the coding sequence ATGACTCGTTGGCTAGGCTTGCTCTCGATGTTACTGAGTATTTTTCTGATCGGCTGTTCTGTGCCAACAACAGCTAAACCTCCCACCCTGACGTCTGGTTCTCAAACTCCAGCACCAGAGAGTTTAGGTCAAACACTACCAATTTCTGCAAAAGCCATTGTTCCTAATGGCACAACGATTCAGCTAGAAGTGGCGCAGACGTCAGAACAGCAAGCGAAGGGATTGATGTATCGACCAGCTTTGCCAGATAACCGAGGGATGCTGTTTGGGTTCCCTTCAGCACAACCAGTCAGTTTCTGGATGAAGAATGTACCTGTGGCTTTGGATATGGTATTTCTACATAAGGGTGTAGTTAAATATATTCAGGCTGCTGCACCTCCTTGTGCAAGTGAGCCTTGTCCTACCTATGGTCCCAATACACCAATCGATAAGGTGATTGAACTTCGCTCTGGAAGAGCTGCCGAATTGAAGTTGAAAGTGGGCGATATTGTCAAAATTGAGTTTTGA